A region from the Pseudomonas sp. Teo4 genome encodes:
- a CDS encoding SEC-C metal-binding domain-containing protein, with protein sequence MTQQPHVHGPDCNHGHDHHHDHDHGHVHGPHCNHGHQEPVRNALKDVGRNDPCPCGSQKKFKKCHGA encoded by the coding sequence ATGACCCAACAACCCCATGTTCATGGCCCGGACTGCAACCATGGTCACGATCACCATCATGACCACGACCACGGTCATGTGCACGGCCCGCACTGCAACCATGGCCACCAGGAGCCAGTGCGCAATGCGCTGAAGGACGTCGGTCGCAACGACCCATGCCCATGCGGTAGCCAGAAGAAGTTCAAGAAGTGCCACGGCGCTTGA
- a CDS encoding LEA type 2 family protein, with product MLALVRLSVLSVLLMLLAGCASWWGDDWREPQVHLVKVETVKARLLQQEFVLHVRIDNPNDSRLFIRNLDYSVRLNNLLLVEDEASLWRSVGGHARRTFKITARTNLWEHLKPLAKLLKSGEPLHYTLQGELNTGLLIFRSLHLSRSGEIMPGDLKPE from the coding sequence ATGCTCGCCCTGGTCCGCTTGTCCGTACTCAGTGTCTTGCTGATGTTGCTGGCGGGCTGTGCCAGCTGGTGGGGCGACGATTGGCGCGAGCCGCAGGTGCATCTGGTCAAGGTCGAGACCGTCAAGGCCAGGTTGCTCCAGCAAGAATTCGTGCTGCACGTGCGCATCGACAACCCGAACGACAGCCGTCTGTTCATACGCAACCTCGATTACTCGGTGCGGCTCAACAACTTGCTGCTGGTAGAAGATGAAGCCAGTTTGTGGCGCAGCGTTGGCGGCCATGCCCGGCGAACCTTCAAGATCACGGCGCGGACCAACCTGTGGGAACACCTCAAACCCTTGGCCAAGCTGCTCAAAAGCGGTGAGCCGCTGCACTACACCTTGCAGGGCGAGCTCAATACCGGGCTGCTCATCTTCCGAAGCCTGCACTTGTCGCGCAGTGGTGAGATAATGCCCGGCGATCTCAAACCGGAGTAA
- a CDS encoding YchJ family protein: protein MSVSVCPCGSGNLLDACCGHYHAGTPAPDAQTLMRSRYSAYVLGLIDYLVATTLPAQQTGLDRAAMAAWSAQSTWLGLEVESAEVLGGQPEHGFVTFTARWHDLEGDHQHRERSAFVQHDGRWYFIDPTVELKAGRNDPCPCASGQKFKKCCASYVGS from the coding sequence ATGAGTGTTTCGGTTTGCCCTTGCGGCAGCGGCAACCTGCTCGATGCCTGCTGCGGGCATTACCATGCCGGCACCCCGGCGCCGGATGCCCAGACGCTGATGCGCTCGCGCTACAGCGCTTACGTGTTGGGCCTGATCGACTACCTGGTGGCCACCACCCTGCCCGCCCAGCAGACGGGCCTGGACCGCGCCGCCATGGCTGCCTGGAGCGCCCAGAGCACCTGGCTCGGCCTGGAAGTGGAAAGTGCCGAAGTGCTGGGCGGACAGCCCGAGCACGGTTTCGTCACCTTCACTGCTCGCTGGCATGACCTGGAGGGGGACCACCAGCATCGCGAACGTTCGGCGTTCGTGCAGCATGACGGGCGTTGGTACTTCATCGACCCGACCGTCGAGCTCAAGGCCGGACGCAACGACCCCTGCCCCTGCGCCAGCGGGCAGAAGTTCAAGAAATGCTGCGCCAGTTACGTGGGTAGCTGA
- a CDS encoding DUF6231 family protein, giving the protein MTDGFSQRTPQQALAALLERFTPQRLLLVGSRFPALDAFAQAHPEVRIETAAAGPLPAELAAQRFDLAVLVDCLEHLPKRTGLELLGGIRNLNASRVAVLADLSVCGWHDTDFFALALSASEKFRRDEQVLSLFTYDLHDYKQVPDWLNAKFWANPENFGKYWW; this is encoded by the coding sequence ATGACCGACGGTTTTTCCCAGCGCACCCCGCAACAGGCCCTGGCGGCCCTGCTAGAGCGCTTCACCCCGCAACGCTTGCTGCTGGTCGGCTCGCGTTTCCCGGCCCTGGATGCCTTTGCCCAAGCACACCCTGAGGTGCGGATAGAAACCGCTGCCGCCGGCCCACTGCCCGCCGAACTGGCGGCACAGCGCTTCGACCTGGCCGTGCTGGTGGACTGCCTGGAGCACCTGCCCAAGCGGACCGGGCTGGAGCTGCTGGGTGGTATTCGCAACCTCAATGCCAGCCGAGTCGCGGTGCTGGCTGACCTGTCGGTGTGTGGTTGGCACGACACCGATTTCTTTGCCCTGGCACTGTCGGCAAGCGAGAAATTCCGCCGCGACGAGCAGGTGTTGAGCCTGTTCACCTATGATCTACATGACTACAAGCAGGTCCCGGACTGGTTGAACGCCAAGTTCTGGGCCAACCCTGAAAACTTTGGCAAGTACTGGTGGTGA
- a CDS encoding OmpA family protein has translation MSIVRTAIPLVLLTSVLTGCAGLQKTDWPKCAAVGGVGGAALGAIESSSWAGWGALLGGSLAAGYCWAHGDGDEDGDGVPDSRDKCPGTPRGVQVDANGCPPEPAPVVEEVVVQKEEVIVIRDVRFEFDSARLTASDKERLNTIATRLKQEAPTARLSVSGHTDSVGSDSYNQKLSERRAHSVTDYLVEQGVPRSSFVSVVGAGETQPVADNATADGRAMNRRTEIKIQR, from the coding sequence ATGAGCATAGTACGCACAGCGATACCCCTGGTACTGCTCACCAGTGTGTTGACTGGTTGTGCAGGTTTGCAAAAAACCGACTGGCCGAAGTGCGCTGCCGTCGGGGGTGTAGGCGGCGCCGCCTTGGGCGCCATCGAAAGTTCCAGCTGGGCCGGCTGGGGCGCGTTGCTCGGCGGTAGCCTGGCGGCGGGTTACTGCTGGGCCCATGGCGATGGCGACGAAGACGGTGACGGTGTGCCGGACAGCCGTGACAAGTGCCCAGGCACGCCGCGTGGCGTGCAGGTCGACGCCAACGGATGCCCGCCAGAACCAGCCCCGGTGGTCGAGGAAGTCGTCGTACAGAAAGAAGAAGTCATCGTCATTCGCGATGTGCGCTTCGAGTTCGACTCCGCACGCCTGACCGCGTCCGATAAAGAGCGGCTCAACACCATCGCCACCCGTCTGAAGCAGGAAGCGCCCACCGCACGCCTGAGCGTCAGCGGCCATACCGACAGCGTCGGCTCCGACAGCTACAACCAGAAACTTTCCGAGCGCCGGGCCCACTCGGTGACGGACTATCTGGTCGAGCAAGGCGTGCCGCGCAGCAGTTTCGTCTCTGTAGTAGGGGCTGGCGAGACCCAACCAGTGGCCGATAACGCCACGGCTGATGGGCGCGCCATGAACCGTCGCACCGAGATCAAGATCCAGCGTTGA
- a CDS encoding OmpA family protein yields the protein MSVMSKAALPLLLASSLLAGCATHSDGSAPLNQRTWPLCSLLGGLVGGGLGAIESSSWAAGGGALGAIAGGLICYAQDGDEDGDGVFDRRDRCPDTPANTAVNHMGCPLPQYPTSAPASEAAPTPEVITLDDQGQVMFAFDSAELTAAAQQRLQSLVPRLTEPAVTRIRVVGHTDSVGSDSYNQTLSERRASSVAEYLISQGVAPTKVTSQGQGESEPVTENDTEQGRALNRRVELHLN from the coding sequence ATGAGTGTTATGTCGAAAGCGGCGTTGCCGCTGTTGCTAGCATCGAGCCTGCTTGCAGGCTGCGCTACGCACAGTGACGGCAGTGCGCCGCTCAATCAAAGGACTTGGCCTCTCTGCAGCCTGCTGGGCGGCCTCGTGGGCGGTGGGCTTGGGGCAATCGAGAGTTCCAGCTGGGCCGCCGGAGGCGGTGCGTTGGGCGCGATCGCCGGTGGCCTGATCTGCTATGCCCAGGATGGCGACGAGGATGGCGATGGCGTGTTCGATCGCCGCGACCGCTGCCCCGATACGCCTGCCAACACCGCCGTCAACCACATGGGTTGCCCGTTACCGCAGTATCCAACGTCCGCTCCCGCCAGCGAAGCCGCGCCCACGCCCGAGGTGATCACACTCGATGATCAGGGCCAGGTCATGTTCGCTTTCGACTCCGCCGAGCTCACCGCCGCAGCTCAGCAGCGCCTGCAAAGCCTGGTGCCCAGGCTCACCGAGCCGGCCGTGACCCGCATCAGGGTCGTTGGCCATACCGACAGCGTGGGTTCTGACAGCTACAACCAGACGTTGTCCGAGCGCCGCGCCAGTAGTGTCGCCGAGTACCTGATTAGCCAAGGCGTTGCACCAACCAAGGTCACCAGCCAGGGCCAGGGTGAAAGCGAACCGGTGACCGAGAACGACACCGAGCAGGGTCGCGCGCTCAACAGACGGGTGGAGCTACACCTCAATTGA
- a CDS encoding DUF1145 domain-containing protein, with amino-acid sequence MKFILGLGKALTVVFWWVVLFNLLKPQPLPLNLLINAVGITVLSLHCLEVLFFNGSLRGRSHRWFDRLQILLTGIFHVMSIPRPQEAPRHA; translated from the coding sequence ATGAAATTCATCCTGGGCCTTGGCAAGGCCCTGACGGTCGTTTTCTGGTGGGTGGTGCTGTTCAATCTGTTGAAGCCGCAACCGCTGCCACTCAATCTGTTGATCAATGCAGTTGGCATCACTGTCCTGAGCCTGCACTGCCTGGAGGTGCTGTTCTTCAATGGCAGCCTGCGCGGGCGCAGTCATCGCTGGTTCGACCGTTTGCAGATACTGCTGACAGGTATCTTCCATGTCATGTCCATTCCCCGTCCGCAGGAGGCACCACGCCATGCGTAA
- a CDS encoding collagen-like protein, with amino-acid sequence MRKLMLLAALVAPLAQAESLQVAANSMLRLPNKSASVHLERLQLADSATLLLPASLKELSIDQLELGRDARIAIAPSESPLLIQARDARLDEGSEFSATGSAGTYERAARSGRNLDLKLDAITAQRLAIDARGGAGAPGYVGLDGANGQAGGCTWGQATRGANGDDGGNGHDGAPGGRIRLSVPQGFAQERIVVRLDGGAPGKAGAAGKAGKGGASKGCLVYRTDAGANGRPGQPGQPGLAGATGELILHQL; translated from the coding sequence ATGCGTAAATTGATGTTGCTGGCCGCATTGGTCGCCCCTCTGGCCCAGGCAGAAAGCTTGCAGGTCGCTGCCAACTCCATGCTGCGCTTGCCCAACAAGTCGGCCAGCGTGCATCTGGAGCGCCTGCAGCTGGCCGATTCCGCCACCCTGCTGCTGCCCGCCTCGCTTAAAGAGCTGAGTATCGACCAGCTGGAACTGGGGCGTGATGCGCGTATCGCCATCGCCCCGTCCGAAAGCCCGCTGCTGATTCAGGCACGCGATGCCCGGTTGGATGAGGGCAGCGAGTTCAGCGCCACCGGTTCGGCCGGCACCTACGAACGGGCTGCCCGCTCGGGTCGCAACCTGGATTTGAAACTGGACGCCATCACGGCTCAACGCCTGGCAATCGACGCCCGAGGTGGTGCCGGTGCGCCGGGGTATGTGGGCCTGGATGGCGCCAACGGTCAGGCTGGCGGCTGCACCTGGGGGCAGGCCACCCGAGGCGCCAATGGCGATGATGGTGGCAACGGCCATGACGGAGCCCCCGGAGGGCGCATCCGCTTGAGCGTACCGCAGGGCTTCGCGCAGGAACGTATCGTGGTTCGCCTCGATGGCGGCGCACCCGGCAAGGCGGGGGCTGCCGGCAAGGCTGGCAAAGGTGGTGCGAGCAAGGGCTGCCTGGTCTACCGCACCGATGCCGGGGCCAATGGTCGTCCGGGGCAACCGGGACAGCCGGGGTTGGCAGGAGCAACCGGTGAGTTGATTCTGCACCAACTCTGA
- a CDS encoding CopD family protein, with amino-acid sequence MLAFALPYTLHVLAALVWVGGMFFAWLVLRPAAVAALEGPARLRLWVEVFRRFFGWVWLAVAILAISGIGMLHMRFNGFETAPRYVHVMIGGGIAMFALFMRIQALLLPELKTAVQDEDWSTGAAVLGRIRRMVGINLILGLGVVAVASSRLVL; translated from the coding sequence ATGCTTGCCTTTGCCCTGCCCTACACACTTCACGTTCTGGCGGCCCTGGTCTGGGTCGGCGGCATGTTCTTCGCCTGGCTGGTGCTACGCCCGGCAGCGGTTGCAGCCCTTGAAGGGCCGGCCCGGCTGCGCTTGTGGGTGGAAGTTTTCCGACGTTTCTTCGGATGGGTCTGGCTGGCGGTAGCCATCTTGGCGATAAGTGGTATCGGCATGTTGCACATGCGCTTCAACGGTTTTGAAACCGCACCGCGCTACGTGCACGTGATGATCGGCGGCGGCATCGCCATGTTCGCGCTGTTCATGCGCATTCAGGCGCTGCTGCTGCCAGAGCTCAAGACGGCGGTGCAGGACGAGGACTGGTCGACGGGTGCCGCCGTGCTGGGCCGGATACGCCGGATGGTGGGGATCAACCTGATTCTGGGATTGGGCGTGGTAGCGGTGGCCAGCTCGCGTCTGGTGCTGTAG
- the dinG gene encoding ATP-dependent DNA helicase DinG — protein sequence MISNELKATIQGAYSRFLEAKSLKPRYGQRLMIAEVAKVLGDIACDDEGRRAGEPAVVAVEAGTGTGKTVAYSLAAIPAAKAAGKRLVIATATVALQEQIVFKDLPDLMRNSGLNFSFALAKGRGRYLCLSKLDVLLQEGHAQSATAQLFEEEGFHIEVDERSQKLFNSMIEKLAGNRWDGDRDSWPEALEDQDWARLTTDHSQCTGRHCPNFQQCVFYKAREGMGKVDVIVTNHDMVLADLALGGGAVLPDPRDTVYVFDEGHHLPDKAIGHFAHYSRLRSTADWLEQTAKNLTKLLAQHPLPGDLGKLIEQVPELAREIRTQQQFMFTLCEQVADFRPSEDMEGRERPRYRFEGGVVPEQIREAGIELKKGFARLNDLFTRLADLLKEGMDGEVSIGIASHQAEEWYPLFGSLVTRAQGNWELWTAFTAEDPEDSPPMARWLTLAESGALFDIEVNASPILAAEMLRRSLWNVAHGALVTSATLTALGKFDRFRMRSGLPRDAVTCVVPSPFVHGDAGLLRVPDLGADPRDATAHTAAIIRELPGIVEDARGALVLFSSRKQMQDVFDGLDRDWRKLVLIQGNLSKQETLNKHKARVDDGQHSVLFGLASFAEGVDLPGAYCEHVVIAKIPFAVPDDPVEAALAEWIEARGGNPFMEIAVPDASLRLIQACGRLLRTEQDRGVITLLDRRLVTQRYGKAILNALPPFRREIS from the coding sequence ATGATCAGCAACGAACTCAAAGCCACCATCCAGGGCGCCTACTCGCGTTTTCTCGAAGCCAAGAGCCTGAAGCCGCGTTATGGCCAGCGTCTGATGATCGCCGAAGTGGCCAAGGTGCTCGGCGATATCGCCTGCGACGACGAAGGTCGCCGTGCGGGCGAACCCGCCGTGGTGGCGGTGGAGGCCGGTACCGGTACCGGCAAGACGGTGGCCTACAGCCTGGCTGCGATTCCGGCCGCCAAGGCCGCCGGCAAACGCCTGGTGATCGCCACCGCAACCGTTGCCCTGCAGGAACAGATCGTGTTCAAGGATCTGCCCGATCTGATGCGCAACAGCGGCCTGAACTTCAGCTTCGCCCTGGCCAAGGGCCGGGGGCGCTACCTGTGCCTGTCCAAGCTCGATGTGCTGCTGCAGGAGGGCCATGCGCAATCGGCCACTGCCCAGCTGTTCGAGGAGGAGGGGTTTCATATCGAAGTCGATGAGCGCAGCCAGAAGCTGTTCAACAGCATGATCGAAAAGCTCGCCGGAAACCGCTGGGACGGTGACCGCGACAGCTGGCCCGAGGCCCTGGAGGACCAGGATTGGGCACGCCTGACCACCGATCACAGCCAGTGCACCGGCCGCCATTGCCCGAACTTCCAGCAATGTGTGTTCTACAAGGCCCGGGAAGGCATGGGCAAGGTCGATGTCATCGTCACCAACCACGACATGGTGCTGGCTGACCTGGCCCTGGGCGGCGGTGCGGTGTTGCCCGACCCTCGCGACACGGTCTACGTGTTCGATGAAGGCCATCACCTACCGGACAAGGCTATTGGCCACTTCGCCCATTATTCGCGGTTGCGCTCCACCGCCGATTGGCTGGAGCAGACCGCCAAGAACCTGACCAAGCTCCTGGCCCAGCATCCGTTGCCGGGCGATCTGGGCAAGTTGATCGAGCAGGTGCCCGAACTTGCGCGGGAAATCCGCACCCAGCAGCAGTTCATGTTCACCCTGTGCGAGCAGGTGGCCGACTTCCGTCCCAGCGAGGACATGGAAGGCCGCGAACGCCCGCGTTACCGTTTCGAAGGCGGCGTGGTCCCAGAGCAGATCCGCGAAGCGGGCATCGAGCTGAAAAAGGGCTTCGCCCGCCTCAACGACCTGTTCACCCGTCTGGCTGACCTGCTCAAGGAAGGCATGGACGGCGAGGTCAGCATCGGTATCGCCAGCCACCAGGCCGAAGAGTGGTACCCGTTGTTCGGCAGCCTGGTGACCCGCGCCCAGGGTAACTGGGAACTGTGGACCGCCTTCACCGCCGAAGACCCCGAAGACAGCCCGCCCATGGCTCGCTGGCTGACCCTGGCCGAAAGCGGTGCGCTGTTCGACATCGAGGTCAACGCCAGCCCCATCCTGGCGGCCGAGATGCTGCGCCGCAGCCTGTGGAACGTGGCCCATGGCGCCCTGGTGACCTCCGCGACCCTCACGGCGCTGGGCAAGTTCGACCGTTTCCGCATGCGCTCGGGGCTGCCCCGCGACGCCGTCACCTGCGTGGTGCCCAGTCCGTTCGTGCACGGCGATGCCGGGTTGCTGCGGGTCCCGGACCTCGGCGCCGACCCGCGTGATGCGACAGCGCACACGGCGGCGATCATCCGTGAACTGCCGGGCATCGTCGAAGATGCCCGCGGTGCCCTGGTGCTGTTCTCTTCGCGCAAACAGATGCAGGACGTATTCGATGGCCTGGACCGGGACTGGCGCAAGCTGGTGCTGATCCAGGGCAACCTGTCCAAGCAGGAAACCCTCAACAAACACAAGGCACGGGTCGACGATGGCCAGCACAGCGTGCTGTTCGGCCTGGCCAGTTTCGCCGAGGGCGTCGACCTGCCCGGCGCCTACTGCGAGCACGTGGTGATCGCCAAGATCCCCTTTGCGGTGCCCGACGACCCGGTCGAGGCGGCGCTTGCCGAGTGGATCGAGGCCCGTGGCGGTAACCCGTTCATGGAAATCGCCGTGCCCGACGCCTCCTTGCGCCTGATCCAGGCCTGCGGTCGACTGCTGCGTACCGAGCAGGATCGCGGCGTCATCACCTTGCTTGATCGGCGTCTGGTCACCCAACGCTATGGCAAGGCTATTCTCAATGCGCTGCCGCCATTCCGGCGGGAGATTTCGTAA
- a CDS encoding beta-galactosidase: MIRRTLPAVLTLLFSTPLLAGQQTLFSFVRPASVVNVVTEDAGMPQYNAEQTAEGEVLRRVVFNPVARPTLRLSPQSGAWDWSTGQFLTLRLQSAMDWALTVDVTVLGSDGRTLTSRIDLPAGPAQTVMVPLKASSPLSQGMRAGPPMPWVHEGQRLLLTSSAGEVDLTQVVSVSLSIPGPKVAQNLLIEKVGLQDDDVAYQAAYRELIDAYGQSSRGRWPEKIVSDDQLKAADQREQQQLKGWLAERQKQNLDSYGGLLAGPTFEAKGFFRTEKRDGRWYLVTPDGHPFYSLGVNAVTADGGRTYIAGREKMFKVLPAEGEPLAAFFGEGNNDDGNASSQGRGFKQGRWFDFYAANLQRTYGKPCSADTPGQPPAVCPPLAFDAARWQAHALDRLQAWGFNTLGNWSDPALGQAKRVPYTLPLSIIGDYASISTGMDWWGRMPDPFDPRFAMATERAVAIAARDHRDDPWLIGYFADNELAWAAPGDDPKARYGLAYGTLRLTTDVPAKRAFLKQLRDKYRNQEGLSKAWGIELQAWELMEDPGFEAPLPTPEHPEIERDYQHFQQVFAETYFKTIADALKWHAPNHLLLGGRYAVSTPEAVKACAEFCDVLSFNFYTLKPEDGYDFARLAELDKPVLVSEFQFGSRDRGPFWPGPVEVAREEDRGPAYGNFLKAALAQPMIVGAHWFQYLDQPASGRLLDGENGHLGLVAITDVPYPGFVEAVRKSNWQALGQLRSELEKPAAATTRP; encoded by the coding sequence ATGATCCGCCGCACCCTACCTGCCGTTCTTACCCTGTTGTTCAGCACGCCGTTGCTGGCTGGACAACAGACGCTGTTCAGCTTCGTGCGCCCGGCCTCGGTGGTCAACGTGGTGACCGAGGATGCCGGCATGCCCCAGTACAATGCGGAGCAGACGGCTGAAGGCGAAGTCCTGCGGCGTGTGGTGTTCAATCCGGTTGCGCGACCTACGCTGCGCCTTAGCCCGCAGAGCGGTGCCTGGGACTGGTCCACCGGGCAGTTTCTGACCTTGCGCCTGCAAAGCGCCATGGACTGGGCACTGACCGTGGATGTCACTGTACTGGGCAGTGATGGCCGCACGCTGACCAGCCGCATCGATTTACCGGCAGGGCCTGCGCAAACCGTGATGGTGCCGCTGAAGGCCAGCTCACCCCTGAGCCAAGGCATGCGTGCCGGCCCGCCGATGCCTTGGGTCCATGAAGGGCAGCGCCTGCTGCTGACCAGCAGTGCCGGGGAGGTCGACCTCACGCAGGTGGTGTCGGTCAGCCTGAGCATTCCCGGCCCCAAGGTCGCGCAGAACCTGCTGATCGAGAAAGTCGGCTTGCAGGATGACGATGTGGCGTACCAGGCTGCATACCGTGAGCTGATCGACGCCTATGGCCAATCCAGCCGTGGTCGCTGGCCAGAGAAAATCGTCAGCGACGATCAGCTCAAAGCCGCCGATCAACGCGAGCAGCAGCAACTGAAAGGGTGGCTGGCTGAACGGCAAAAACAGAACCTGGACAGCTATGGTGGATTACTGGCCGGGCCGACCTTCGAGGCCAAGGGGTTCTTCCGTACCGAAAAGCGCGATGGGCGTTGGTACCTGGTGACCCCCGATGGTCACCCGTTCTATTCGCTGGGAGTCAATGCGGTGACTGCCGATGGCGGGCGCACCTATATCGCCGGCCGCGAGAAAATGTTCAAGGTGTTGCCGGCTGAAGGCGAACCGCTGGCAGCCTTCTTTGGTGAAGGCAACAATGACGACGGCAATGCCTCGTCGCAAGGGCGCGGCTTCAAGCAGGGGCGCTGGTTCGATTTCTACGCCGCCAACCTGCAGCGTACCTACGGCAAGCCATGCAGTGCCGACACACCCGGCCAGCCCCCGGCAGTCTGCCCGCCGCTGGCGTTTGACGCGGCTCGCTGGCAGGCTCATGCCCTTGACCGGCTGCAGGCCTGGGGCTTCAACACGCTGGGCAACTGGAGCGACCCCGCGCTGGGACAGGCAAAACGAGTGCCTTACACCTTGCCGCTGTCGATCATTGGCGACTACGCCAGTATCAGCACCGGCATGGACTGGTGGGGGCGCATGCCCGACCCGTTCGATCCGCGTTTTGCCATGGCCACCGAGCGCGCCGTGGCCATCGCTGCACGAGATCATCGCGACGACCCTTGGCTGATCGGTTACTTCGCCGACAATGAGCTGGCCTGGGCTGCCCCTGGTGACGACCCCAAAGCCCGCTACGGACTGGCCTACGGCACCCTGCGTCTGACCACCGACGTGCCGGCCAAGCGGGCCTTCCTCAAGCAGTTGCGTGACAAATACCGCAACCAGGAAGGGCTGTCCAAGGCCTGGGGTATCGAACTGCAAGCCTGGGAGCTGATGGAGGACCCAGGCTTCGAGGCGCCGCTGCCCACCCCTGAACACCCTGAAATCGAGCGTGATTATCAGCACTTCCAACAGGTGTTCGCCGAAACCTACTTCAAGACCATTGCCGATGCCTTGAAGTGGCATGCGCCCAATCACCTGCTGCTGGGCGGGCGCTATGCGGTGAGCACGCCCGAGGCGGTCAAGGCATGTGCCGAGTTCTGCGATGTACTGAGCTTCAACTTCTATACCCTCAAACCCGAAGATGGCTACGACTTCGCCCGTCTGGCCGAGCTGGACAAGCCTGTGCTGGTGTCCGAGTTCCAGTTTGGCTCCCGTGACCGCGGGCCATTCTGGCCGGGGCCGGTGGAAGTGGCGCGTGAAGAGGATCGTGGGCCGGCGTATGGCAACTTCCTCAAGGCGGCTCTGGCGCAGCCGATGATCGTCGGTGCGCATTGGTTCCAGTACCTCGACCAACCGGCCAGTGGTCGGCTGCTCGATGGCGAGAACGGGCATCTGGGGCTGGTGGCGATTACCGATGTGCCGTACCCGGGCTTCGTCGAGGCCGTGCGCAAGAGCAACTGGCAGGCTCTGGGGCAGCTGCGCAGCGAGCTGGAAAAACCAGCAGCGGCGACCACCCGGCCTTAG
- a CDS encoding serine hydrolase domain-containing protein, giving the protein MQIQGHYELKFEAVREAFAALFDDPQERGAALCIQVGGETVVDLWAGSADKDGQQAWHSDTIANLFSCTKTFTAVTALQLVGEGKLALDAPVARYWPEFAQAGKESVTLRQLLSHRAGLPAIRELLPAEALYDWQTMVDTLAAEAPWWTPGTEHGYAAITYGWLIGELIRRVDGRGPGESIVARTARPLGLDFHVGLADEEFHRVAHIARGKGNAGDAAAQRLLQVTMREPEALSTRAFTNPPAILTSTNKPEWRRMQQPAANGHGNARSLAGFYAGLLDGSLLESELLDELTREHSLGQDRTLLTQTRFGLGCMLDQPDVANATFGLGSRAFGHPGAGGSVGFADPEHDVSFGFVVNTLGPYVLMDPRAQKLVRVLGSCL; this is encoded by the coding sequence GTGCAGATCCAGGGTCACTATGAGCTGAAGTTCGAGGCAGTGCGTGAAGCGTTCGCCGCGTTGTTCGATGATCCCCAGGAGCGTGGCGCTGCGCTGTGCATCCAGGTGGGCGGGGAAACCGTGGTCGACCTCTGGGCGGGCAGCGCCGACAAGGACGGCCAGCAGGCCTGGCACAGCGATACCATCGCCAACTTGTTCTCCTGCACCAAAACCTTCACGGCCGTCACCGCGCTGCAACTGGTGGGCGAAGGCAAGCTGGCTTTGGATGCTCCGGTAGCCCGTTACTGGCCGGAGTTCGCCCAGGCAGGCAAGGAATCTGTCACCCTGCGCCAGTTGCTCAGTCATCGTGCAGGTCTGCCGGCCATCCGCGAACTGCTGCCCGCCGAGGCGCTGTACGACTGGCAAACCATGGTCGATACCCTGGCTGCAGAGGCGCCTTGGTGGACACCAGGTACCGAGCATGGCTATGCCGCCATCACCTACGGTTGGCTGATTGGCGAGCTCATTCGTCGGGTCGACGGCCGTGGGCCGGGCGAGTCGATCGTAGCCCGCACCGCCCGGCCATTGGGGCTGGACTTTCACGTCGGCCTGGCCGATGAAGAATTTCATCGTGTGGCGCACATCGCCCGTGGCAAAGGCAACGCCGGCGATGCCGCCGCCCAGCGCCTGCTGCAGGTCACCATGCGCGAACCAGAGGCGCTGAGCACTCGCGCATTCACCAACCCGCCTGCGATCCTGACCAGCACCAACAAGCCTGAGTGGCGGCGTATGCAGCAGCCTGCAGCCAATGGCCACGGCAATGCCCGCAGCCTGGCGGGCTTCTACGCCGGCCTGCTGGACGGCAGCCTGCTTGAATCCGAGCTGCTTGACGAGCTGACCCGCGAGCACAGCCTTGGCCAGGACCGTACCCTGCTGACCCAGACTCGCTTCGGCCTCGGCTGCATGCTAGACCAGCCCGACGTGGCCAATGCCACGTTCGGCCTCGGCTCCAGGGCCTTTGGTCACCCAGGGGCAGGTGGTTCCGTCGGATTTGCCGACCCGGAACACGACGTTTCCTTCGGTTTCGTGGTCAATACCCTAGGCCCCTACGTGCTAATGGACCCTCGTGCCCAGAAGCTGGTCCGGGTGTTGGGCAGTTGCCTTTGA